The Deinococcus sp. Leaf326 genomic interval CGCACGCTGGAGCTGGGCGGCACCTGCAGCGGCGAGCACGGTGTGGGCCTGCACAAGCGCGCCTACGTGGCGCAGGAACACGCCGGCGCGCTGGACCTCATGCATGACCTCAAGCGCCTGCTCGACCCGCAGGGTCTCCTCAATCCCGGAAAGATTCTGTAAGGAAGCTAGCTCCCCAGCCGTTCACGCAGCCCCGTGATCTGCGCCGTGTGGTGGCAGCCGTGCCACGCGTACATGGCGAGCAGGGTGTCCAGCGTCCACCGGCCGCTCGCGGGGTGGGTCCAGGGCCGCGCCCAGTCGGTGACGCCCGCAAAGACCGGGACCAGGCGAGTATGCAGCGCGTCCAGCAGGTCCAGGCTGACCGCGGGCGCCAGGGCCGAGTCGGGCAGCTCGGCCCACAGGCTTTCCTCGTAGGGCTTGATGACGGGGTCGTCCTCGGTCAGCGCCAGCTTGAGCCGGATGTGGGCATTCATGTGGCTGTC includes:
- a CDS encoding YfiT family bacillithiol transferase, with amino-acid sequence MSAPDPRHPLEHFPPERFPLGPMPTSLALSPDERAAALNALRALPAELRAAVAGLDDAGLDTPYREGGWTVRQVVHHVADSHMNAHIRLKLALTEDDPVIKPYEESLWAELPDSALAPAVSLDLLDALHTRLVPVFAGVTDWARPWTHPASGRWTLDTLLAMYAWHGCHHTAQITGLRERLGS